One genomic window of Caldivirga maquilingensis IC-167 includes the following:
- a CDS encoding MFS transporter: MGIRSILLVLSVLVPFLMSAFCIFSVVYLFPEISLSIHVTVTALTLMVTLSFIGGAIGGVVFGMIADAYGRRIGLMTSVILFSLMTLLAGFARTLWEFYVAWFLVGFGVNPENGITYAVIAENWRGGRGLIGGLTQGLYFIGIMLDALVYSIIHEWNLVLIVTGAVSLLSSLPWLIIMPETVSRVGLRRINYSEVLKDRFMWLTILGIVIVASAFMLTVPLVSLAPTYLKQIGISNLNLWLLVLPVIGALAYTLAGYLSDLYGRVRVLVALSIIALASSVALLVTADLGLLDYMIPSIALTYVSSSVFSYLGVLMSELYPVNIRATASNLVFTLGRVLGGIGPPLIAFTFASNLGLGLGVVMLISAFLSLVSAVILGIKFSLR, translated from the coding sequence ATGGGTATTAGGAGTATCCTACTGGTACTTAGTGTCCTTGTACCATTCCTCATGAGTGCCTTCTGCATCTTCTCAGTGGTTTACCTATTTCCTGAAATATCATTATCAATACACGTTACTGTTACCGCACTTACCTTGATGGTTACATTATCGTTTATTGGTGGCGCTATTGGTGGTGTGGTTTTCGGTATGATTGCTGATGCATACGGTAGGCGTATTGGGCTTATGACATCAGTAATATTATTCTCACTGATGACATTACTAGCGGGCTTTGCCAGGACGCTGTGGGAATTTTACGTGGCGTGGTTCCTAGTGGGATTCGGGGTTAATCCTGAAAATGGTATAACTTATGCCGTTATTGCTGAGAATTGGAGGGGCGGTAGGGGTTTAATTGGTGGTTTAACCCAAGGCCTCTACTTCATTGGCATCATGCTTGATGCACTAGTATACAGCATCATACATGAATGGAACCTAGTACTAATAGTTACTGGTGCTGTAAGTTTACTCTCATCACTACCATGGTTAATAATCATGCCTGAAACAGTATCAAGGGTTGGCCTTAGGAGGATTAATTATAGTGAGGTTCTTAAGGATAGGTTCATGTGGTTAACAATACTGGGTATTGTTATTGTAGCCTCAGCATTCATGCTCACAGTGCCCCTGGTTAGCCTGGCTCCAACTTACCTGAAGCAGATAGGTATCAGTAACCTAAACCTATGGCTACTGGTGCTACCGGTAATAGGTGCATTGGCCTACACTTTAGCTGGCTATTTATCAGACCTCTATGGTAGAGTTAGGGTTCTAGTGGCGTTAAGCATTATTGCTCTTGCATCATCAGTGGCATTATTAGTTACCGCTGATTTAGGTCTCTTGGATTACATGATACCGTCAATAGCCTTAACCTACGTCTCATCATCAGTATTCTCATACCTAGGAGTATTAATGAGTGAACTCTACCCAGTTAACATTAGGGCCACTGCATCAAACCTAGTATTCACACTGGGTAGGGTATTAGGTGGTATTGGACCACCCTTAATAGCATTCACCTTTGCATCAAACCTAGGGCTTGGGTTAGGGGTGGTAATGCTCATAAGCGCATTCCTGTCACTGGTATCTGCAGTAATACTTGGCATAAAGTTCTCATTAAGATAA
- a CDS encoding sugar kinase — protein sequence MDVISLGELIAEFVRVHRGVMHDVADLYMGPFPSGAPAITIDSAARLGLNAGFIGVVGNDDFGHMIINRLRRDGVDTLRVIIDNDSITGLAFVAYDQSGSRRFVFNLKWSSSAKLTPSLINPDYFTGVRVLHVSGSTMYIGKGPRDACIKAMSEARRRGVLVSYDPNVRVELMSINDTRELFLNSLRLVNVLLISEEEVNVLMGGGGALENAIKLLNKGPEIIVVKRGVNGSFAVSRGNQYHEEYAFEVNEVDPTGAGDVFNAAFIYGYLKGWGINQILKFANAAAAIKVTRMGPMEGPGGINEVLELMRKGKQRGVK from the coding sequence ATGGATGTGATTTCACTTGGTGAGCTTATTGCTGAGTTCGTTAGGGTTCATAGAGGGGTTATGCATGATGTTGCTGACTTATACATGGGTCCATTCCCAAGTGGTGCACCGGCAATAACCATTGATTCAGCAGCTAGGCTAGGGCTTAATGCGGGTTTCATTGGTGTTGTGGGTAATGATGACTTTGGACACATGATAATTAATAGGCTTAGGAGGGATGGTGTTGATACTCTTCGTGTGATTATTGATAATGATTCAATAACTGGGTTAGCCTTCGTGGCTTATGATCAATCAGGTTCAAGGAGATTCGTATTTAACCTCAAGTGGTCTTCATCAGCTAAATTAACACCAAGTCTCATTAACCCAGACTACTTTACAGGGGTTAGGGTTCTTCACGTTTCTGGGTCAACAATGTATATTGGTAAGGGGCCGAGGGATGCTTGCATTAAGGCAATGAGTGAGGCTAGGCGTAGAGGGGTCTTAGTGTCGTATGATCCGAATGTGAGGGTTGAGTTAATGAGTATTAATGATACTAGGGAATTATTCCTAAACTCACTAAGGCTAGTTAACGTACTCCTCATTAGTGAGGAGGAGGTTAACGTATTAATGGGTGGTGGAGGCGCCTTGGAGAATGCCATTAAATTGCTTAATAAGGGTCCTGAAATCATTGTTGTTAAGAGAGGCGTTAATGGTTCATTTGCGGTAAGTAGGGGTAATCAGTACCATGAGGAGTATGCCTTTGAGGTTAATGAGGTTGACCCAACGGGGGCTGGTGACGTATTTAATGCAGCCTTCATTTACGGTTACCTGAAGGGCTGGGGGATTAATCAAATACTTAAGTTTGCTAATGCCGCTGCGGCTATTAAGGTGACTAGAATGGGACCCATGGAGGGCCCTGGCGGCATTAATGAGGTTCTTGAATTAATGAGGAAGGGTAAGCAACGCGGCGTTAAGTGA
- a CDS encoding MarC family protein produces MVAFSLFDSLVAAVQLYAIIDPLGAIPLLVSVPDYEKMMNKFLRLVAVTVPLLLLLFAFAGPFIFYVFSININDFRVAGGIILLIIAIDVLREGTPKTMGINPEDYVIVPIITPMLVGPGAITSVMVMVTYYNIFSVITAVLIASLATYITMKYSVYLVKLIGNNTLKIFARFFSLIIASWAIQLIASGIINIVKAI; encoded by the coding sequence ATGGTAGCCTTCAGCCTATTTGACTCACTTGTGGCCGCTGTGCAGCTTTACGCAATTATAGATCCACTGGGTGCAATACCCCTACTGGTCAGTGTGCCTGACTACGAGAAGATGATGAATAAGTTTCTTAGGCTGGTCGCCGTAACAGTACCCCTTCTTCTACTCCTCTTCGCCTTCGCAGGCCCCTTCATATTCTACGTCTTCAGCATTAACATTAACGACTTCAGGGTTGCCGGTGGTATAATACTACTTATAATAGCTATTGATGTGCTTAGGGAGGGTACACCGAAGACCATGGGGATTAACCCTGAGGATTACGTTATAGTCCCAATAATAACACCAATGCTTGTTGGGCCAGGTGCAATAACCTCAGTCATGGTTATGGTAACCTACTACAACATATTCAGTGTAATAACCGCAGTATTGATAGCCTCCTTGGCAACCTACATTACCATGAAATACTCAGTGTACTTAGTTAAGTTAATAGGTAATAATACGCTTAAAATATTTGCAAGATTCTTCAGCCTAATAATAGCATCATGGGCAATTCAATTAATAGCCTCAGGAATAATCAACATAGTTAAGGCAATTTAA
- a CDS encoding adenosylcobinamide amidohydrolase produces the protein MIRQVKVVNGDLILVLSNAMDSLSSTVDGGLRHGIRYIIHHHVPSNFNTDPMLEVRRVHEALLINSNEAVTFLTATELPKNHVINEENMYGLSVVVSLTIGLSNPYRIKNGNVISLLRNPSTVNIAVIIDANLTQQALVDAVALIAETKHETLSELTNGKVHGTTSDAIAVLSSGNGELRPYAGPATDVGKAISHAVYGALVKAYEINQYKDH, from the coding sequence GTGATTAGGCAGGTTAAGGTGGTTAATGGGGACTTAATACTAGTGTTAAGTAATGCCATGGATTCATTATCAAGCACAGTTGATGGTGGTTTAAGGCATGGTATAAGGTACATCATACACCACCACGTACCCAGTAACTTCAATACTGACCCAATGCTGGAGGTTAGGAGGGTTCATGAAGCATTATTAATTAATAGTAATGAGGCGGTAACATTCCTCACAGCCACTGAATTACCTAAGAACCATGTGATTAATGAGGAGAACATGTATGGTTTAAGCGTCGTGGTCTCATTGACCATTGGTCTAAGTAACCCCTATAGGATCAAGAACGGTAACGTAATTAGCCTACTACGTAACCCCTCAACGGTTAATATAGCTGTAATTATTGACGCTAATTTAACTCAACAAGCCCTAGTTGATGCAGTAGCCCTAATAGCGGAAACCAAACACGAGACCCTAAGTGAGTTAACTAACGGTAAGGTTCATGGAACAACAAGCGATGCAATAGCAGTATTATCCTCAGGTAATGGTGAATTAAGGCCATATGCAGGCCCAGCCACTGACGTGGGTAAGGCCATAAGCCACGCAGTGTACGGTGCCTTGGTTAAGGCCTATGAGATTAATCAATATAAGGATCATTAA
- a CDS encoding ArsR/SmtB family transcription factor — MDTASRDGSTIRESCSRFSTVVWLFINSRGAEVRLKIIEKLRERPMNINQLAMELGVDYKTVKYHLMVLGKYGFVSRISNNYGSPYYLSDEVFKHWDELIQIINSYKSYKG, encoded by the coding sequence ATGGATACTGCATCTAGGGATGGCTCAACAATCAGGGAATCATGCAGTAGATTTAGTACAGTGGTTTGGTTGTTCATTAACTCAAGGGGTGCTGAGGTTAGGCTTAAGATTATTGAAAAGCTTAGGGAGAGGCCGATGAATATTAATCAGTTGGCTATGGAATTGGGCGTGGATTACAAGACTGTTAAATACCACTTAATGGTTCTTGGGAAATACGGTTTCGTTAGTAGAATTAGCAATAACTATGGTTCACCGTATTATCTCTCTGATGAAGTGTTTAAACATTGGGATGAATTAATTCAAATCATTAACAGTTATAAATCTTACAAGGGATAA
- a CDS encoding PD-(D/E)XK nuclease family protein produces the protein MELINQAPELTITEGKPILKWGEAIYPIPRLKHGALFLMVNQLAVQLRFCEYRIHLDFTKGRVIGNEAIDGLYEHARQFGNITDEFSLEPGWDPVVVNRGEEGVSFFNMRMRNWIGKADFTKPYVEERSVMVLIKNVPILGLPDLIINRDGKPWLIIELKTTNRAGRLGFLEPREAYQVEAYYHFLRMMGLGVEGALVVKLIRGIGVKVVDYVDALIKAFINGVNYSRLSNGVAVHLVRVRDASEFMRETEWAVDYWLGSRNATASPSPGKCRVCDHKLHCPYSLSR, from the coding sequence ATGGAGCTTATTAATCAGGCACCTGAATTAACCATCACTGAGGGTAAGCCGATTCTAAAGTGGGGTGAGGCAATTTACCCCATCCCTAGGCTTAAGCACGGTGCCTTATTCCTAATGGTTAATCAACTGGCTGTTCAATTAAGGTTCTGCGAGTACAGGATTCACCTAGACTTCACTAAGGGTAGGGTTATTGGTAATGAGGCTATTGATGGATTATACGAGCACGCTAGGCAATTCGGTAATATTACCGATGAATTCAGCCTTGAACCAGGCTGGGACCCAGTGGTTGTTAATAGGGGTGAGGAGGGGGTTTCCTTCTTCAACATGAGGATGAGGAACTGGATTGGTAAAGCTGACTTCACTAAACCCTACGTTGAGGAGAGGAGCGTAATGGTGTTGATTAAGAATGTACCAATACTGGGTCTACCTGACCTAATAATTAACAGGGATGGTAAACCATGGTTAATTATTGAACTTAAGACAACCAATAGGGCTGGTAGACTTGGGTTCCTTGAACCCAGGGAGGCTTATCAAGTTGAGGCATATTACCACTTCCTAAGAATGATGGGACTGGGGGTTGAGGGAGCCCTTGTGGTTAAGTTAATTAGGGGTATTGGGGTTAAGGTGGTTGACTACGTTGATGCATTAATTAAGGCCTTCATAAATGGGGTTAACTACAGTAGGTTAAGTAATGGGGTGGCGGTGCACCTTGTTAGGGTTAGGGACGCCTCAGAATTCATGAGGGAGACTGAGTGGGCTGTGGATTACTGGTTAGGCTCCAGGAACGCCACTGCAAGCCCAAGTCCAGGTAAATGCAGGGTATGTGACCATAAGCTGCATTGCCCATACAGCCTATCCCGCTGA